In a single window of the Papaver somniferum cultivar HN1 chromosome 8, ASM357369v1, whole genome shotgun sequence genome:
- the LOC113304456 gene encoding uncharacterized protein LOC113304456 isoform X2, which produces MRRFYSIRFWFFLFSFFEFKSHQSFFEFVQCENIQESSVAELISGMAGGWKPQFIVETWCHGGVISTSVGLSIASRHTDARHVCIVPDELSRSEYTEAMQTVFGVSSSSLPEIIVGEPEEVMNGLVGVDFMVVDCRRNDFYKTLKFAKLSQRGAVLICKNVNSRSTSGVFRWRNVLNGSSRVVRTAYLPMGKGVDIAHVAASTNSNSSIKSSASRWIRHIDHQSGEEYIIRR; this is translated from the coding sequence ATGAGGAGATTCTATTCTATTcgattttggttttttcttttttctttttttgaattcAAATCTCATCAAAGTTTCTTTGAGTTTGTGCAGTGTGAAAATATTCAAGAATCAAGTGTAGCGGAGCTAATATCAGGCATGGCAGGTGGATGGAAACCACAATTTATTGTAGAAACATGGTGTCATGGTGGTGTGATTTCAACGAGCGTTGGTTTATCGATAGCCAGTCGTCATACAGATGCGCGACACGTCTGTATTGTGCCGGATGAATTATCCAGATCGGAGTATACTGAAGCCATGCAAACGGTATTCGGTGTATCCTCGTCATCGTTGCCGGAGATTATTGTCGGAGAACCAGAAGAAGTGATGAATGGATTAGTAGGTGTAGATTTCATGGTGGTTGACTGTAGACGCAATGACTTTTACAAGACACTAAAGTTTGCTAAATTGAGCCAAAGAGGTGCAGTTCTGATCTGTAAGAATGTAAATTCAAGAAGTACTTCTGGAGTATTCAGATGGAGAAATGTTCTTAACGGCAGTTCGCGGGTGGTTCGCACGGCGTATCTACCTATGGGGAAAGGAGTCGATATTGCACATGTAGCGGCAAGTACTAATTCTAATTCATCGATAAAATCAAGTGCTAGCCGGTGGATCAGACATATCGATCATCAATCCGGCGAGGAATACATCATCCGCCGATAA
- the LOC113304456 gene encoding uncharacterized protein LOC113304456 isoform X1, which produces MKLIWCPETASKSYIDTVKSCENIQESSVAELISGMAGGWKPQFIVETWCHGGVISTSVGLSIASRHTDARHVCIVPDELSRSEYTEAMQTVFGVSSSSLPEIIVGEPEEVMNGLVGVDFMVVDCRRNDFYKTLKFAKLSQRGAVLICKNVNSRSTSGVFRWRNVLNGSSRVVRTAYLPMGKGVDIAHVAASTNSNSSIKSSASRWIRHIDHQSGEEYIIRR; this is translated from the exons atgaagttgaTTTGGTGTCCTGAAACAGCCTCAAAATCTTACATTGATACTGTTAAATCG TGTGAAAATATTCAAGAATCAAGTGTAGCGGAGCTAATATCAGGCATGGCAGGTGGATGGAAACCACAATTTATTGTAGAAACATGGTGTCATGGTGGTGTGATTTCAACGAGCGTTGGTTTATCGATAGCCAGTCGTCATACAGATGCGCGACACGTCTGTATTGTGCCGGATGAATTATCCAGATCGGAGTATACTGAAGCCATGCAAACGGTATTCGGTGTATCCTCGTCATCGTTGCCGGAGATTATTGTCGGAGAACCAGAAGAAGTGATGAATGGATTAGTAGGTGTAGATTTCATGGTGGTTGACTGTAGACGCAATGACTTTTACAAGACACTAAAGTTTGCTAAATTGAGCCAAAGAGGTGCAGTTCTGATCTGTAAGAATGTAAATTCAAGAAGTACTTCTGGAGTATTCAGATGGAGAAATGTTCTTAACGGCAGTTCGCGGGTGGTTCGCACGGCGTATCTACCTATGGGGAAAGGAGTCGATATTGCACATGTAGCGGCAAGTACTAATTCTAATTCATCGATAAAATCAAGTGCTAGCCGGTGGATCAGACATATCGATCATCAATCCGGCGAGGAATACATCATCCGCCGATAA